One bacterium DNA segment encodes these proteins:
- a CDS encoding nucleotidyltransferase domain-containing protein produces the protein MDKYLNNLRKNKIPIKEAILFGSYAKGTHKEWSDIDIALVSEIFKGNRIEDKDKIRHITISVSSEIEVIPFSPKDFNKDDPLAREIIDTGIRLL, from the coding sequence ATCGATAAATATTTAAATAATTTAAGAAAGAATAAGATACCAATAAAAGAGGCCATTCTTTTTGGGAGTTATGCCAAGGGAACCCACAAAGAATGGAGCGATATTGACATCGCTCTGGTATCGGAAATATTTAAAGGTAATAGAATAGAAGATAAAGATAAGATTCGTCATATTACGATCTCAGTGAGCAGCGAAATTGAAGTGATTCCCTTTTCTCCTAAAGATTTTAATAAAGACGATCCCTTAGCCAGAGAGATTATTGATACGGGAATAAGGCTTCTCTAA